From a region of the Fundulus heteroclitus isolate FHET01 unplaced genomic scaffold, MU-UCD_Fhet_4.1 scaffold_28, whole genome shotgun sequence genome:
- the LOC110367139 gene encoding NLR family CARD domain-containing protein 3-like isoform X2 yields MRVLLVTKICFSLLPFLFPFSRGTAGLPNNNMNRKERSGSPESCVSMETEKSREAPIAFNEGNNCSNAETNDCKGSEVSSDPAAQHLQKDLDSIFQSVEKEIVCFVKNELKKFKKVLSSADSSLDNQEENEDMLDKDEVAYKRSTEEAFLKITLIFLRKIKANKLADSLQNKSPGACQYKFKSNLKERFQCLFEGIAKAGNPTPLNEIYTDLYVTEGETGGIIAEHEFREIETTKSSSSEKIIRCDEIFKPEKDRPTRTVMTKGVAGIGKTILTQKFALDWAEDKSNRNIQFTFPLTFRELNLLGGKTYSLVELIHHLFNATKEAGVYRFENYKIVFIFDGLDECRLPLDFNRNEIVTDITESTSVEVLLTNLIRGKLLPSALLWITTRPAAASQIPPEYVDIVTEVKGFNDLQKEEYFRKKIGDEVNANIIIAHIRRSQSLNAMCQIPVFCWITATVLQDVLKSRDGGELPKTMTEMYVHFLVVQTKLNNKKYHGTNETDPHWIPENKELIGSLGKLAFEQLQKGNLIFYESDLRTCGIDIISASIYSGVFTQIFKEEQGLYQDKVFCFVHLSVQEFLAALYVDLIFSNTGINPLEPEELPTQTSKPSSNKYLFFYQKAVDKALLSPNGQLDLFLRFLLGLSLDTNQKLLQGLRIQAQSDTKTTEETAEYVKEKIRENPSPEKSINLFHCLNELKDNSLVKEVQQYLNSGSLSSKPLSLSHWSALVFILLSSDEDLDQFDLQKYSPSEEALLRLLPVVKTSKKSLLRSCNLNEKSCVAVATILSSESTCLRQLDLSNNDLLDSGVRLLSAGLMNPNCKLEVLCLSGCLITCEGCLSLASALSSNPSHLRELDLSYNHPGDLGIKLLTDGVENPQWRLDTVRLDHVGAQWMKAGLQKYACELRLDLNTANKHVLLKENNTKAEVVSQELPYPDHPDRMDLLYGVLCTHGLTGRCYWEVERKGWLSIGVAYKGMERKQTNNESRCGRNDKSWALFSLDNQFSAWHNDEAKSFNAPDSPVPERVAVYLDWYSGTLSFYRVTAETLIHIHTFHTTFTEPVYPIFGFRAYSAMSLCHMSEKSLELQMVPSE; encoded by the exons TCCGTTGAAAAGGAAATTGTCTGTTTTGTGAAGAATGAGTTGAAGAAGTTCAAGAAAGTTCTAAGTTCAGCAGATTCAAGTTTAGACAACCAAGAAGAAAATGAGGACATGCTTGACAAGGATGAGGTAGCATACAAAAGAAGTACAGAAGAGGCTTTTCTAAAGATCACGCTAATCTTTCTGAGGAAAATCAAAGCAAACAAGCTGGCTGACTCTCTACAGAACA aATCCCCTGGAGCATGCCAGTATAAATTCAAGTCTAATTTGAAGGAGAGATTTCAATGTTTGTTTGAGGGAATTGCCAAAGCAGGAAACCCAACACCTCTGAATGAAATCTACACAGACCTCTATGTTACAGagggagaaactggagggatcATAGCTGAACATGAGTTCAGGGAGATTGAAACAACAAAATCCTCCAGCTCAGAAAAAATAATCAGGTGTGATGAGATCTTCAAACCTGAAAAGGATCGCCCAACCAGAACAGTcatgacaaagggagtggctgggATTGGGAAAACCATTTTAACACAAAAGTTTGCactggactgggctgaagacaaatcCAACCGCAATATACAGTTCACATTTCCTCTCACATTCCGGGAGCTAAATTTGCTGGGAGGGAAGACGTACAGTTTGGTAGAACTTATTCATCACCTCTTTAATGCAACAAAAGAAGCAGGAGTCTATAGGTTTGAAAATTACAAAATTGTCTTCATTTTTGATGGCTTGGATGAATGTAGGCTTCCTCTGGACTTTAACAGAAATGAAATTGTGACTGACATcacagagtccacctcagtggaaGTGTTGTTGACAAACCTTATCAGGGGAAAACTACTCCCATCCGCCCtcctctggataaccacacggCCAGCAGCAGCCAgtcagatccctcctgagtaTGTTGACATAGTGACAGAGGTGAAGGGCTTCAATGACCTACAGAAGGAAGAGTACTTCAGAAAGAAAATTGGGGATGAGGTCAATGCCAACATTATTATCGCACACATCAGAAGATCACAAAGCCTTAATGCCATGTGCCAAAttccagtcttctgctggatcacagCTACAGTTTTGCAGGATGTGTTGAAAagcagagatggaggagagctGCCAAAAACCATGACTGAGATGTATGTTCACTTTttggtggttcagaccaaactgaacaacaaaaagtaCCATGGGACTAATGAGACAGACCCACACTGGATTCCTGAGAACAAAGAACTGATTGGGTCTTtaggaaaactggcttttgagcagctgcagaaaggcaacctgatcttctatgaatcagacctgagGACTTGCGGCATTGATATCATATCAGCATCTATCTACTCTGGAGTTTTTAcacagatttttaaagaagagcaAGGCCTCTACCAAGACAAGGTGTTTTGCTTTGTTCACCTCAGTGTTCAAGAGTTCCTGGCAGCCCTTTATGTTGATTTGATCTTCTCCAACACTGGGATCAATCCCCTGGAACCTGAGGAACTACCTACACAAACATCCAAACCGTCAAGCAATAAATATCTATTTTTCTACCAGAAAGCAGTAGACAAAGCTTTGCTGAGTCCTAACGGACAACTTGATTTGTTTCTTCGATTTCTTCTGGGTCTCTCTCTGGATACCAATCAAAAGCTTCTACAAGGGCTGCGGATACAGGCACAAAGTGACACCAAAACCACTGAAGAAACAGCTGAGTATGTTAAAGAGAAAATCAGGGAGAATCCATCTCCTGAGAAAAGCATCAACCTTTTCCACTGCCTAAATGAGTTAAAAGATAACTCTTTAGTGAAAGAGGTTCAACAGTATCTTAATTCAGGAAGCCTCTCCAGCAAACCCCTATCTTTATCTCATTGGTCAGCTCTGGTTTTCATCTTACTGTCATCTGACGAAGACCTAGACCAGTTTGACCTGCAGAAATATTCTCCTTCAGAAGAAGCACTTCTAAGGCTGCTACCAGTGGTGAAAACCTCCAAAAAGTCTTT ACTGAGAAGCTGTAATCTAAATGAGAAAAGCTGTGTAGCTGTGGCAACAATTCTCAGCTCTGAGTCTACCTGTTTGAGACagctggacctgagtaacaatgATCTGCTTGACTCAGGAGTCAGGTTGCTCTCCGCTGGTCTCATGAATCCAAACTGTAAACTAGAGGTTCTCTG TCTTTCAGGTTGTCTGATCACATGTGAAGGCTGCTTGTCTCTGGCCTCAGCTCTAAGTTCCAACCCTTCACATCtgagagaactggacctgagttaTAATCATCCAGGAGACCTCGGAATAAAACTACTCACTGATGGAGTGGAGAACCCTCAGTGGAGACTTGACACTGTCAG GCTGGATCATGTTGGAGCGCAATGGATGAAAGCAGGGCTACAGAAAT ATGCATGTGAGCTCAGATTGGACCTgaacacagcaaacaaacaTGTCCTCCTAAAAGAGAACAACACTAAAGCAGAAGTTGTGAGTCAGGAGCTTCCATATCCTGATCACCCTGACAGAATGGATTTACTCTATGGGGTGTTGTGTACACATGGTTtgactggtcgctgttactgggaggttgAGAGGAAAGGATGGCTTTCCATAGGAGTTGCTTACAAAGGAATGGAACGGAAGCAAACAAATAATGAGAGCAGATGTGGAAGGAATGACAAGTCCTGGGCTCTGTTTTCTCTTGATAATCAGTTCTCTGCGTGGCATAATGATGAAGCAAAATCATTCAATGCGCCCGACTCACCTGTTCCAGAGAGAGTAGCTGTATATCTGGATTGGTATTCTGGTACTCTGTCTTTCTACAGAGTCACTGCAGAGACACTGATCCACATCCACACCTTCCACACTACATTTACAGAGCCTGTTTACCCCATCTTTGGCTTTAGGGCTTATTCTGCAATGTCTCTGTGTCACATGTCAGAAAAATCACTGGAACTCCAAATGGTTCCCTCTGAATGA
- the LOC110367139 gene encoding NLR family CARD domain-containing protein 3-like isoform X1: MRVLLVTKICFSLLPFLFPFSRGTAGLPNNNMNRYGKQKERSGSPESCVSMETEKSREAPIAFNEGNNCSNAETNDCKGSEVSSDPAAQHLQKDLDSIFQSVEKEIVCFVKNELKKFKKVLSSADSSLDNQEENEDMLDKDEVAYKRSTEEAFLKITLIFLRKIKANKLADSLQNKSPGACQYKFKSNLKERFQCLFEGIAKAGNPTPLNEIYTDLYVTEGETGGIIAEHEFREIETTKSSSSEKIIRCDEIFKPEKDRPTRTVMTKGVAGIGKTILTQKFALDWAEDKSNRNIQFTFPLTFRELNLLGGKTYSLVELIHHLFNATKEAGVYRFENYKIVFIFDGLDECRLPLDFNRNEIVTDITESTSVEVLLTNLIRGKLLPSALLWITTRPAAASQIPPEYVDIVTEVKGFNDLQKEEYFRKKIGDEVNANIIIAHIRRSQSLNAMCQIPVFCWITATVLQDVLKSRDGGELPKTMTEMYVHFLVVQTKLNNKKYHGTNETDPHWIPENKELIGSLGKLAFEQLQKGNLIFYESDLRTCGIDIISASIYSGVFTQIFKEEQGLYQDKVFCFVHLSVQEFLAALYVDLIFSNTGINPLEPEELPTQTSKPSSNKYLFFYQKAVDKALLSPNGQLDLFLRFLLGLSLDTNQKLLQGLRIQAQSDTKTTEETAEYVKEKIRENPSPEKSINLFHCLNELKDNSLVKEVQQYLNSGSLSSKPLSLSHWSALVFILLSSDEDLDQFDLQKYSPSEEALLRLLPVVKTSKKSLLRSCNLNEKSCVAVATILSSESTCLRQLDLSNNDLLDSGVRLLSAGLMNPNCKLEVLCLSGCLITCEGCLSLASALSSNPSHLRELDLSYNHPGDLGIKLLTDGVENPQWRLDTVRLDHVGAQWMKAGLQKYACELRLDLNTANKHVLLKENNTKAEVVSQELPYPDHPDRMDLLYGVLCTHGLTGRCYWEVERKGWLSIGVAYKGMERKQTNNESRCGRNDKSWALFSLDNQFSAWHNDEAKSFNAPDSPVPERVAVYLDWYSGTLSFYRVTAETLIHIHTFHTTFTEPVYPIFGFRAYSAMSLCHMSEKSLELQMVPSE, translated from the exons TCCGTTGAAAAGGAAATTGTCTGTTTTGTGAAGAATGAGTTGAAGAAGTTCAAGAAAGTTCTAAGTTCAGCAGATTCAAGTTTAGACAACCAAGAAGAAAATGAGGACATGCTTGACAAGGATGAGGTAGCATACAAAAGAAGTACAGAAGAGGCTTTTCTAAAGATCACGCTAATCTTTCTGAGGAAAATCAAAGCAAACAAGCTGGCTGACTCTCTACAGAACA aATCCCCTGGAGCATGCCAGTATAAATTCAAGTCTAATTTGAAGGAGAGATTTCAATGTTTGTTTGAGGGAATTGCCAAAGCAGGAAACCCAACACCTCTGAATGAAATCTACACAGACCTCTATGTTACAGagggagaaactggagggatcATAGCTGAACATGAGTTCAGGGAGATTGAAACAACAAAATCCTCCAGCTCAGAAAAAATAATCAGGTGTGATGAGATCTTCAAACCTGAAAAGGATCGCCCAACCAGAACAGTcatgacaaagggagtggctgggATTGGGAAAACCATTTTAACACAAAAGTTTGCactggactgggctgaagacaaatcCAACCGCAATATACAGTTCACATTTCCTCTCACATTCCGGGAGCTAAATTTGCTGGGAGGGAAGACGTACAGTTTGGTAGAACTTATTCATCACCTCTTTAATGCAACAAAAGAAGCAGGAGTCTATAGGTTTGAAAATTACAAAATTGTCTTCATTTTTGATGGCTTGGATGAATGTAGGCTTCCTCTGGACTTTAACAGAAATGAAATTGTGACTGACATcacagagtccacctcagtggaaGTGTTGTTGACAAACCTTATCAGGGGAAAACTACTCCCATCCGCCCtcctctggataaccacacggCCAGCAGCAGCCAgtcagatccctcctgagtaTGTTGACATAGTGACAGAGGTGAAGGGCTTCAATGACCTACAGAAGGAAGAGTACTTCAGAAAGAAAATTGGGGATGAGGTCAATGCCAACATTATTATCGCACACATCAGAAGATCACAAAGCCTTAATGCCATGTGCCAAAttccagtcttctgctggatcacagCTACAGTTTTGCAGGATGTGTTGAAAagcagagatggaggagagctGCCAAAAACCATGACTGAGATGTATGTTCACTTTttggtggttcagaccaaactgaacaacaaaaagtaCCATGGGACTAATGAGACAGACCCACACTGGATTCCTGAGAACAAAGAACTGATTGGGTCTTtaggaaaactggcttttgagcagctgcagaaaggcaacctgatcttctatgaatcagacctgagGACTTGCGGCATTGATATCATATCAGCATCTATCTACTCTGGAGTTTTTAcacagatttttaaagaagagcaAGGCCTCTACCAAGACAAGGTGTTTTGCTTTGTTCACCTCAGTGTTCAAGAGTTCCTGGCAGCCCTTTATGTTGATTTGATCTTCTCCAACACTGGGATCAATCCCCTGGAACCTGAGGAACTACCTACACAAACATCCAAACCGTCAAGCAATAAATATCTATTTTTCTACCAGAAAGCAGTAGACAAAGCTTTGCTGAGTCCTAACGGACAACTTGATTTGTTTCTTCGATTTCTTCTGGGTCTCTCTCTGGATACCAATCAAAAGCTTCTACAAGGGCTGCGGATACAGGCACAAAGTGACACCAAAACCACTGAAGAAACAGCTGAGTATGTTAAAGAGAAAATCAGGGAGAATCCATCTCCTGAGAAAAGCATCAACCTTTTCCACTGCCTAAATGAGTTAAAAGATAACTCTTTAGTGAAAGAGGTTCAACAGTATCTTAATTCAGGAAGCCTCTCCAGCAAACCCCTATCTTTATCTCATTGGTCAGCTCTGGTTTTCATCTTACTGTCATCTGACGAAGACCTAGACCAGTTTGACCTGCAGAAATATTCTCCTTCAGAAGAAGCACTTCTAAGGCTGCTACCAGTGGTGAAAACCTCCAAAAAGTCTTT ACTGAGAAGCTGTAATCTAAATGAGAAAAGCTGTGTAGCTGTGGCAACAATTCTCAGCTCTGAGTCTACCTGTTTGAGACagctggacctgagtaacaatgATCTGCTTGACTCAGGAGTCAGGTTGCTCTCCGCTGGTCTCATGAATCCAAACTGTAAACTAGAGGTTCTCTG TCTTTCAGGTTGTCTGATCACATGTGAAGGCTGCTTGTCTCTGGCCTCAGCTCTAAGTTCCAACCCTTCACATCtgagagaactggacctgagttaTAATCATCCAGGAGACCTCGGAATAAAACTACTCACTGATGGAGTGGAGAACCCTCAGTGGAGACTTGACACTGTCAG GCTGGATCATGTTGGAGCGCAATGGATGAAAGCAGGGCTACAGAAAT ATGCATGTGAGCTCAGATTGGACCTgaacacagcaaacaaacaTGTCCTCCTAAAAGAGAACAACACTAAAGCAGAAGTTGTGAGTCAGGAGCTTCCATATCCTGATCACCCTGACAGAATGGATTTACTCTATGGGGTGTTGTGTACACATGGTTtgactggtcgctgttactgggaggttgAGAGGAAAGGATGGCTTTCCATAGGAGTTGCTTACAAAGGAATGGAACGGAAGCAAACAAATAATGAGAGCAGATGTGGAAGGAATGACAAGTCCTGGGCTCTGTTTTCTCTTGATAATCAGTTCTCTGCGTGGCATAATGATGAAGCAAAATCATTCAATGCGCCCGACTCACCTGTTCCAGAGAGAGTAGCTGTATATCTGGATTGGTATTCTGGTACTCTGTCTTTCTACAGAGTCACTGCAGAGACACTGATCCACATCCACACCTTCCACACTACATTTACAGAGCCTGTTTACCCCATCTTTGGCTTTAGGGCTTATTCTGCAATGTCTCTGTGTCACATGTCAGAAAAATCACTGGAACTCCAAATGGTTCCCTCTGAATGA